In one window of Tenacibaculum mesophilum DNA:
- a CDS encoding HmuY family protein, whose amino-acid sequence MKNKFFTLILLTTMYSFISCGSDNDLPSEPIKVVIEGAEVSPGVGGPNQPNQVYIDLSTNTTTEIKRDSWDLGFYSGSEFRVVINGSISMAAAKLSTTDIDAVSSSTQEVKDLQPLVRTNTYTDESAPFVDHPSGDITKTAIAEIEVTEANNKVYLVNLGYEVATDKPATGSYSANGDERGWKKIRVLKEGDAYVLQYADLDATTHKEIVITKTEGYHFTFFSFNTEAKVNVEPMKENWDLNFTIFTNLLPGYGPYVFPDFVVNNIKSNVKGYMIDTEEESYTYNDFTLTDVKVENFGNTQTAIGSSWRAGGGPSSLPSRKDNVFYVIEDTDGNLYKLKFLALTNDAGERGYPEFVYSLLK is encoded by the coding sequence ATGAAAAACAAATTTTTCACACTCATATTATTAACAACTATGTACTCTTTCATTAGTTGTGGAAGTGATAATGATTTACCATCTGAACCAATAAAAGTGGTAATAGAAGGAGCAGAAGTAAGTCCAGGAGTAGGTGGGCCTAATCAACCAAATCAAGTATATATTGACTTAAGTACGAATACAACAACAGAGATAAAGAGAGACTCTTGGGATTTAGGATTTTATTCTGGAAGTGAGTTTAGAGTTGTTATTAATGGTTCAATATCTATGGCGGCTGCTAAATTATCTACAACAGATATAGATGCTGTTAGCTCTTCAACCCAAGAAGTAAAAGATTTACAGCCTTTAGTAAGAACGAATACATATACTGATGAAAGTGCTCCTTTTGTTGATCATCCTAGTGGAGATATAACAAAAACGGCAATTGCTGAAATTGAAGTAACAGAGGCTAATAATAAAGTATATTTAGTAAACCTTGGTTATGAAGTAGCAACAGATAAACCAGCTACAGGTAGCTACTCTGCAAATGGAGATGAAAGAGGTTGGAAAAAAATTAGAGTTTTAAAAGAAGGAGATGCTTATGTTTTACAGTATGCAGATTTAGATGCTACTACGCATAAAGAAATTGTAATAACAAAAACAGAAGGGTATCACTTTACATTCTTTAGCTTTAATACAGAAGCTAAAGTTAATGTTGAGCCAATGAAAGAAAACTGGGACTTAAACTTTACAATTTTTACAAACTTATTACCTGGATATGGTCCGTATGTATTTCCAGATTTTGTAGTAAATAATATAAAATCAAATGTTAAAGGATATATGATAGATACAGAAGAAGAAAGTTATACATATAATGATTTTACCTTAACAGATGTAAAAGTAGAAAATTTTGGTAATACTCAAACAGCTATCGGTAGTAGTTGGAGGGCAGGAGGAGGTCCTAGTTCTTTACCTTCTCGTAAAGACAATGTTTTTTATGTAATAGAAGATACTGATGGAAATTTATATAAGTTAAAGTTTTTAGCATTAACAAATGATGCAGGAGAAAGAGGTTATCCTGAGTTTGTATATAGCTTATTAAAGTAA